The following proteins are co-located in the Lacticaseibacillus paracasei subsp. paracasei genome:
- a CDS encoding amino acid ABC transporter permease codes for MSYIFQILPALLSGVKMTLGIFAITLIGSIPLGLILSVGLIPKPKSILGKAGKGLLEGYVWVFRGTPLLLQLMFIFYGLPIIGLVFDRFSAALVAFILNYAAYFAEIFRGGFGAIDEGQFEASTVLNMTRWQALRYVVIPQVVKIVLPSIGNEVINLVKDSSLVYVIGLGDLLRAGNIASARDVTLVPLVLVGIIYLLLTLILTFLQKRIESAFSYYR; via the coding sequence ATGAGCTATATTTTTCAGATTTTACCGGCATTATTATCTGGTGTGAAAATGACGTTGGGTATTTTTGCTATCACACTGATTGGGTCCATTCCGTTAGGCTTGATTCTATCGGTTGGGTTGATTCCAAAGCCAAAATCGATACTGGGTAAAGCAGGGAAAGGACTGCTTGAAGGTTATGTGTGGGTTTTCCGCGGCACGCCATTACTGCTGCAGTTAATGTTTATCTTTTACGGACTCCCGATTATTGGATTGGTATTTGATCGATTCTCCGCCGCACTGGTTGCCTTCATTTTAAATTATGCCGCCTATTTTGCCGAAATTTTCCGTGGCGGCTTCGGGGCAATTGATGAAGGCCAATTCGAAGCCAGCACCGTCTTGAACATGACGCGTTGGCAGGCGCTGCGGTACGTTGTGATTCCTCAAGTGGTCAAAATTGTTTTACCGTCAATTGGTAATGAAGTCATCAACTTGGTGAAGGATTCCAGCCTAGTGTACGTCATTGGCTTGGGCGACTTGCTGCGAGCAGGTAATATCGCCAGTGCTCGTGATGTTACCTTGGTGCCACTGGTACTTGTGGGGATCATTTATCTGTTGTTGACACTGATCCTGACATTTTTACAAAAACGGATCGAAAGTGCATTTTCATATTATCGCTAG
- the rsmH gene encoding 16S rRNA (cytosine(1402)-N(4))-methyltransferase RsmH, whose protein sequence is MTEFKHETVLLKEATAALAVKPAGTYVDATLGRGGHTRQILNQLTTGRLIAFDQDEAAIATVTADFGTLPKQLTLVHRNFRDLTDALTTLGITEVDGILYDLGVSSPQFDDSKRGFSYRFDAPLDMRMDQRQTLDAKTIVNEWPYADLVRIFSRYGEEHFSKQIARRIEQARTVQPITTTFQLVELIKAGIPAKARRTGGHPAKKVFQAIRIAVNDELSALESSLEQALKLINVGGRISVITFQSLEDRLVKTMFKEVSSVQDVPRGLPVIPASAQPNYRLVNRKPILPSEEELTVNHRAHSAKLRVIEKIHD, encoded by the coding sequence ATGACAGAATTTAAACATGAAACAGTTCTATTAAAAGAAGCGACGGCGGCATTGGCGGTTAAACCTGCTGGTACTTACGTTGATGCAACGTTAGGCCGCGGCGGCCATACTCGACAGATTCTCAATCAGCTGACAACTGGTCGATTAATTGCGTTTGATCAAGATGAGGCGGCCATTGCAACGGTCACAGCCGATTTTGGAACATTGCCAAAACAACTCACTTTGGTACATAGAAATTTTCGAGATTTGACCGATGCATTAACGACGCTGGGAATAACTGAAGTTGATGGCATTTTATACGATCTCGGCGTTTCGTCACCACAATTTGATGATTCAAAGCGCGGCTTTTCCTATCGCTTTGACGCGCCACTCGATATGCGCATGGACCAGCGTCAAACGCTCGATGCAAAAACAATTGTCAATGAATGGCCTTATGCCGATTTGGTTCGCATCTTTTCCCGATATGGCGAGGAACATTTTTCTAAACAAATCGCTCGGCGCATTGAGCAAGCACGAACAGTCCAGCCGATTACAACGACCTTCCAATTGGTTGAGTTGATTAAAGCAGGCATTCCAGCAAAGGCTCGGCGAACAGGCGGTCATCCAGCTAAAAAAGTTTTTCAGGCAATTCGGATCGCGGTTAATGATGAGCTATCAGCGCTTGAGTCGTCCTTAGAACAAGCGTTGAAGTTGATCAACGTCGGGGGACGCATCAGCGTTATCACGTTCCAATCTTTAGAAGATCGACTCGTCAAAACGATGTTTAAAGAAGTTTCTTCAGTTCAGGATGTGCCGCGTGGTTTGCCGGTCATTCCGGCCTCTGCACAACCGAATTATCGCCTAGTAAATCGAAAACCGATTTTACCAAGTGAAGAGGAGCTTACGGTGAATCACCGCGCTCATAGTGCCAAATTGAGAGTCATTGAAAAAATTCACGATTAG
- a CDS encoding DUF4044 domain-containing protein, protein MQKKKKSKFQKMTIISAWVMIIITVLGVVLGALASLQLI, encoded by the coding sequence GTGCAGAAAAAGAAAAAAAGCAAGTTCCAGAAGATGACCATCATCAGCGCCTGGGTCATGATCATCATTACCGTTTTAGGCGTTGTTCTGGGTGCCCTAGCAAGTTTACAATTGATCTAA
- a CDS encoding septum site-determining protein MinC, whose protein sequence is MDSVVLKGRNDGLALQLQDTADFEQIMRTLKTLLGKLYEETPTGDVSYRLETGNRLLTEEQLADIQKIFADFPRFSINGVVSAVIDKTVVNEMIAAKTTHRIGGVIRSGQTIDLMGDVLFLGDLHSGATLCASGNIFVMGQVGGVVQAGSQGDARAVVVGDLKGAGQIRIADVVEIVADHYDPDRPVAYLNELHTMTHAGLADLASIRPRLFKQMEAM, encoded by the coding sequence GTGGACAGTGTCGTCTTAAAAGGTCGTAACGATGGTCTGGCGCTGCAGCTTCAAGATACAGCAGATTTTGAGCAGATCATGCGCACACTGAAAACATTACTAGGCAAACTTTACGAAGAAACGCCAACTGGTGATGTCAGTTACCGACTTGAAACCGGAAACCGTTTGCTGACCGAGGAGCAATTAGCCGATATTCAAAAGATTTTTGCTGATTTTCCGCGTTTTTCAATTAATGGGGTTGTCAGTGCGGTGATCGACAAAACGGTTGTTAACGAAATGATTGCAGCCAAAACAACCCATCGCATCGGCGGCGTTATTCGTTCTGGTCAAACCATCGATTTGATGGGCGACGTGCTTTTTCTCGGCGACCTTCATTCTGGTGCTACCTTGTGTGCTTCTGGTAATATCTTTGTGATGGGTCAGGTTGGCGGCGTGGTTCAAGCCGGCAGTCAAGGCGACGCTCGTGCCGTTGTTGTCGGTGATTTGAAAGGTGCGGGGCAGATTCGAATTGCTGATGTCGTGGAGATTGTGGCAGATCATTACGATCCTGACCGACCAGTGGCTTATCTGAATGAGTTACATACGATGACACATGCGGGATTAGCGGATCTGGCCAGCATTCGACCGCGATTATTCAAGCAAATGGAGGCAATGTAG
- the cls gene encoding cardiolipin synthase, which translates to MWIWLVLGFLYIINALTAIITVFRSHRDISAVWAWLLVLLLLPVVGFLIYFVFGRKLRANRMQDLMTQRLLGIDDLVDQQQQALAAGQPLIGTPGSGGVSELVRTLLRADDALVTTHNDVQVLALREAFFKQLFEDIAVATEHIHIEAYTIRPDAIGHQLRDLLIEKAHAGVTVRVLYDTFGSHDLPNNFWKKLTAAGGQVERFVATKLGRWNPRINFRNHRKLIIIDGQLAYLGGFNLGKEHHGLPMLRDTQLRIQGKAVAVAQARFLMDWNGTSKQQKVKNVDVLFREPVVTGNTTMQIVSGGPEQQVEAIKLGYLGLINQAKRSIWIESPYFVPDDSLLDALTIAANAGVDVRVMIPKKANQILMAKASLFYLNQVVANGGQAFLYEEGFLHAKTIVVDGKYVSTGTANFDIRSFKLNFEIAAFIYDHRIGKTFQKLFLADMERAMPYTQKVIKAKTRPKQLSEELSRLLAPIL; encoded by the coding sequence ATGTGGATCTGGTTGGTCCTTGGGTTTCTTTACATCATCAACGCACTGACAGCGATCATCACGGTCTTTCGTTCGCATCGTGATATTTCTGCAGTTTGGGCATGGCTACTGGTGCTTTTACTGTTGCCGGTGGTCGGCTTCTTGATCTATTTTGTTTTTGGCCGCAAGTTACGGGCTAATCGCATGCAAGATCTGATGACGCAGCGTTTGCTGGGCATCGACGATTTAGTTGATCAGCAGCAGCAAGCCTTGGCAGCTGGCCAACCGTTGATTGGAACGCCTGGCAGTGGCGGTGTATCCGAACTGGTCCGCACCTTATTGCGTGCTGATGACGCGCTAGTAACCACCCACAATGATGTGCAAGTCTTAGCATTGCGTGAAGCCTTTTTTAAGCAATTGTTCGAAGATATTGCTGTGGCAACGGAACATATTCACATCGAAGCTTATACTATTCGGCCTGATGCAATTGGCCACCAGTTGCGCGATTTGTTAATTGAAAAAGCCCACGCCGGTGTCACCGTACGCGTGCTTTACGATACATTTGGCTCCCACGACCTACCAAACAATTTTTGGAAAAAATTAACGGCAGCTGGCGGTCAGGTTGAGCGGTTTGTCGCTACGAAACTGGGGCGTTGGAATCCGCGAATCAACTTCCGTAATCATCGTAAGCTGATCATTATTGACGGACAGCTTGCCTATCTGGGCGGTTTTAACCTCGGCAAGGAACACCACGGATTGCCAATGTTGCGCGATACTCAGTTACGAATTCAGGGCAAGGCGGTCGCCGTGGCTCAGGCGCGCTTTTTGATGGACTGGAACGGAACGAGCAAGCAACAAAAAGTAAAAAATGTTGATGTCCTGTTTAGAGAACCGGTTGTCACTGGGAACACGACGATGCAAATTGTCTCTGGCGGACCAGAGCAGCAGGTTGAAGCAATCAAACTAGGCTATCTTGGCCTCATTAATCAGGCAAAAAGAAGTATTTGGATCGAATCGCCATATTTCGTCCCAGATGACAGTTTGCTGGATGCGCTAACCATTGCGGCGAATGCCGGCGTGGATGTTCGAGTGATGATTCCCAAAAAAGCCAATCAGATCTTGATGGCCAAGGCTTCGCTATTTTATCTTAATCAGGTTGTGGCAAATGGTGGACAGGCATTTTTATATGAAGAAGGTTTTTTACATGCTAAAACGATTGTGGTTGACGGCAAATACGTTTCAACTGGCACTGCCAACTTCGATATCCGTTCGTTTAAACTGAACTTTGAAATTGCGGCGTTTATTTACGACCATCGGATTGGGAAGACTTTCCAAAAGCTGTTCTTAGCGGACATGGAACGGGCAATGCCTTACACGCAAAAAGTGATCAAAGCAAAAACGCGGCCTAAGCAACTCAGTGAAGAACTCTCCCGCTTACTAGCACCAATTCTGTAA
- the radC gene encoding RadC family protein has product MADAAELPRERLLAHGPQALTDAELLQLVVRAGNQHYPVKQIVSEVLATYPKLQGLAEGDQGLLEHIRGLGAAKRASILAGVELGRRAMQRQTVRYGQIKNSEQLGKTMISRFAGVNQESMLILFLDVKNQIITEQIAAIGTVDSAMADPRIVFREALKLSATNLIMVHNHPSGDPSPSQADRDTTTRFQLAAALLGMHLIDHLIVGGERYYSFARDDPEFN; this is encoded by the coding sequence ATGGCAGATGCAGCAGAATTGCCACGTGAACGGTTATTAGCGCATGGTCCGCAGGCTTTGACGGATGCTGAGCTTTTGCAGCTGGTGGTGCGAGCAGGGAATCAACATTATCCGGTTAAGCAGATCGTGAGTGAAGTTTTGGCGACTTATCCGAAACTTCAGGGCTTGGCAGAAGGGGATCAAGGCTTGCTTGAGCATATTCGGGGACTGGGCGCTGCCAAACGAGCTAGTATTTTAGCTGGGGTGGAGTTGGGGCGGCGGGCTATGCAACGGCAGACGGTTCGCTACGGGCAAATCAAAAATAGCGAACAGTTAGGCAAAACGATGATTTCTCGGTTTGCTGGTGTGAATCAGGAATCCATGTTGATTTTATTTTTAGATGTTAAGAATCAGATTATTACTGAACAGATTGCTGCAATTGGTACAGTAGATTCAGCTATGGCAGATCCGCGTATTGTTTTTAGAGAAGCGTTAAAGTTGAGCGCCACAAACCTGATTATGGTACACAATCATCCCAGTGGTGATCCCTCACCAAGTCAGGCGGATCGGGACACCACGACTCGGTTTCAGTTGGCCGCCGCGTTGCTTGGCATGCATTTGATTGACCATCTCATTGTTGGTGGGGAACGCTATTATTCATTCGCGCGCGATGATCCGGAGTTCAATTAG
- the minD gene encoding septum site-determining protein MinD: MGTALVVTSGKGGVGKTTSSANIGTALALQGKRVVLLDLDIGLRNLDVVMGLSNRIIYDIVDVATGRAKLHQALIKDKRFDDLLYLLPAAQNAEKDALEPEQVVEIVEQLRPDFDFIILDSPAGIEQGFRNATGAADGAIVVTTPEISAVSDADRVVGLLEQREMPIKPRLVINRIRQNMLADGRSMDIDEITSHLGLDLLGIIVDDDGVIASSNKGEAIVMNPDDLASKGYRNIARRLLGDSVPLMDIRIKKQGFWSKLFHRHD; the protein is encoded by the coding sequence ATGGGTACTGCGTTAGTTGTCACATCAGGAAAAGGCGGCGTCGGCAAAACGACATCGTCTGCTAATATCGGGACAGCTTTGGCTCTGCAAGGGAAAAGGGTCGTTTTGTTGGACCTTGATATTGGTTTGCGAAATCTGGACGTCGTGATGGGTTTGTCAAACCGAATCATCTATGACATTGTCGATGTGGCAACCGGTCGCGCTAAACTACATCAGGCTTTGATCAAGGACAAACGGTTTGATGACTTGTTGTACTTACTGCCGGCTGCGCAAAACGCGGAAAAAGATGCTTTGGAGCCAGAACAGGTTGTTGAAATCGTTGAGCAATTACGGCCTGATTTTGACTTTATCATTCTTGATTCACCAGCCGGTATTGAACAAGGGTTTAGAAATGCAACTGGGGCTGCTGATGGTGCGATTGTGGTGACGACACCAGAAATTTCTGCCGTCAGTGATGCAGATCGTGTTGTTGGTCTGCTTGAACAACGTGAAATGCCAATAAAACCGCGCTTGGTCATTAATCGCATTCGCCAAAACATGTTAGCCGATGGGCGTTCCATGGATATTGATGAAATTACGAGTCATCTGGGACTCGATCTGCTCGGGATTATCGTGGACGATGATGGTGTGATCGCAAGCTCGAATAAGGGTGAGGCGATTGTGATGAATCCAGACGATCTTGCCAGCAAGGGTTATCGTAACATTGCTCGCCGGCTGTTAGGCGACAGCGTTCCATTGATGGATATTCGGATAAAAAAGCAGGGCTTTTGGTCAAAACTGTTCCATCGTCACGACTGA
- a CDS encoding HAD family hydrolase: MTTTIIFDLDGTLVNTEALYLKSNVKAAAQLGLHRTEADFRPLVGAAGPSEAKVIADMIGAEHAAWFQKFSTADVLDQIQGGADFVLPNVQPTLAALTTTGYPLALATSSPRHYVDVVLAATGWQRQFHPILTGSDVQAHKPDPEMYEAMKVKLGNVPAVVVEDTHVGVEAAVGAGLPVVMIPGIAQKPDSKATAILSSISELPAWLKNQPAFA, translated from the coding sequence ATGACGACTACCATTATTTTTGATCTTGATGGCACCTTGGTGAACACCGAGGCACTTTATCTCAAAAGCAATGTCAAAGCTGCCGCTCAACTGGGATTGCATCGCACTGAGGCTGATTTTCGGCCGTTAGTGGGTGCAGCCGGCCCCAGCGAGGCCAAAGTGATTGCCGACATGATTGGCGCCGAACATGCTGCTTGGTTTCAAAAGTTTTCGACGGCGGATGTTCTTGATCAAATTCAAGGCGGCGCAGATTTTGTTTTGCCAAATGTACAGCCAACTTTAGCGGCATTGACAACGACAGGTTATCCATTGGCGCTGGCGACGAGTAGTCCGCGGCATTATGTGGATGTTGTCTTGGCAGCAACCGGCTGGCAGCGGCAGTTTCACCCGATTTTGACTGGCAGCGATGTACAGGCGCATAAGCCTGATCCTGAGATGTACGAAGCAATGAAAGTCAAGCTGGGAAATGTGCCAGCTGTTGTCGTTGAAGATACCCATGTTGGTGTTGAAGCGGCTGTTGGGGCTGGCCTGCCAGTGGTCATGATTCCTGGTATTGCGCAAAAACCCGATTCAAAAGCGACCGCGATTCTGTCATCAATCAGCGAATTACCAGCTTGGTTGAAAAATCAGCCTGCGTTTGCGTAA
- the mraZ gene encoding division/cell wall cluster transcriptional repressor MraZ, whose translation MLMGEFERSIDAKGRLIIPAKFRDQLGASFVLTRGMDGCLFGYPIAEWDKLQTKLATLPLTKKDARTFTRFLFSAATECDIDKQGRINIPKPLFKHAGLQKDCVLVGVNTRIEVWDAERWEQFAETAEENFDDISENLTDFGL comes from the coding sequence ATGCTCATGGGTGAATTTGAACGCAGTATTGATGCAAAAGGGCGTTTAATTATTCCAGCTAAGTTTCGCGATCAGCTGGGCGCCTCTTTTGTGCTCACCCGTGGGATGGATGGCTGCCTTTTCGGTTATCCGATTGCTGAATGGGACAAACTCCAGACCAAACTTGCAACTTTACCATTAACAAAAAAAGATGCTCGAACCTTTACCCGATTTCTTTTTTCTGCCGCAACGGAATGTGATATCGACAAGCAGGGACGAATCAACATCCCAAAACCGTTGTTCAAACATGCTGGTTTGCAGAAAGATTGCGTACTAGTCGGCGTGAACACGCGTATCGAAGTTTGGGATGCCGAACGGTGGGAACAGTTTGCTGAAACCGCTGAAGAAAACTTTGATGATATTTCTGAAAATCTAACGGACTTTGGGTTATAG
- a CDS encoding amino acid ABC transporter ATP-binding protein yields MLELKQINKSFNGQPVLVDINVTIEDGKTLAIVGPSGAGKTTLLRIISGLETADSGTMIWNGQPTTAQALRKEGVIGVVFQNFELFPNLSVMRNITLAPTLQGVDQKKADETAKKLLDRLELVAQENAYPYSLSGGQKQRVAIARALALNPQILLYDEPTSALDPLLRENVAALVNQFKASGMTQVVVTHDMDFAESVADTTYHVGKGGDGQ; encoded by the coding sequence ATGTTAGAACTCAAACAAATTAATAAATCATTTAATGGCCAGCCAGTCCTGGTGGATATCAATGTGACGATTGAAGATGGCAAAACGTTAGCCATTGTTGGGCCAAGCGGTGCTGGGAAGACAACATTGTTGCGAATCATTAGTGGACTAGAAACTGCAGATTCCGGGACGATGATCTGGAACGGTCAGCCAACGACAGCGCAAGCATTACGCAAAGAAGGCGTCATTGGCGTTGTATTCCAAAACTTCGAACTTTTTCCGAACTTATCCGTTATGCGCAACATCACGCTTGCACCAACCTTGCAAGGCGTTGATCAGAAGAAAGCTGATGAAACGGCCAAGAAGTTGCTAGATCGGCTTGAATTAGTCGCTCAGGAAAATGCCTATCCGTATTCATTGTCAGGCGGTCAAAAGCAGCGGGTAGCTATTGCTCGGGCGTTGGCACTGAATCCGCAGATCTTGCTTTACGATGAACCCACCAGTGCGCTTGATCCACTTTTGCGGGAAAATGTGGCTGCCTTGGTTAACCAATTCAAAGCTTCTGGCATGACGCAGGTTGTCGTCACGCATGACATGGACTTTGCCGAAAGCGTGGCTGACACGACTTATCACGTTGGCAAAGGCGGTGACGGTCAATGA
- the mreD gene encoding rod shape-determining protein MreD produces the protein MLNEKHFTGHWWVVLLLLLLMLIDGSLASVLAQWIMRPNFMGTPQLTLLGLIMITLFVPEEKYITWIAAIIGLLFDTFYTGILGVNALLFPLVIYTIRQIRPYIPRTPVFVGMVYIIGLLLYGIANYIMNRFIGFGTGNVVMLIANHLGPGLTVNLALFVIVYGPLHRLLDNLAEE, from the coding sequence ATGCTGAATGAAAAACACTTTACTGGTCATTGGTGGGTTGTTCTCCTGTTGTTGTTGCTGATGTTGATTGATGGCAGTCTGGCATCGGTATTAGCCCAATGGATCATGCGCCCAAATTTTATGGGCACGCCGCAGCTGACATTACTTGGACTCATCATGATCACGTTATTTGTCCCTGAGGAAAAGTATATTACTTGGATTGCTGCGATCATTGGACTCTTGTTTGATACGTTTTATACTGGCATTTTAGGGGTCAATGCACTGCTGTTTCCATTAGTTATTTATACCATTCGACAGATTCGGCCGTATATTCCGCGAACACCGGTGTTTGTCGGTATGGTTTATATTATTGGGTTATTACTGTATGGCATTGCGAACTACATCATGAATCGGTTCATCGGTTTCGGTACTGGAAATGTCGTGATGCTTATTGCAAACCACCTCGGCCCTGGTCTGACAGTCAACTTGGCGTTGTTTGTCATTGTATATGGGCCGTTGCACCGTTTGTTAGACAATTTAGCTGAAGAATAG
- a CDS encoding amino acid ABC transporter substrate-binding protein produces MKRRIVLALMLLVTLLGTVISGCARETVGNSWPRIERTKKVVIGLDDTFVPMGFRQKNGQLAGYDIDLAKALFKRYGINVDFQTIDWSMKETELKNQTIDLIWNGYSVTPERKEKVAFSDNYLINHQILVTKTKSNIKTIKDMAGKTLGVQTGSSGAFDLDAQPKLLKNFIANKTPILYDTFNDAFIDLDAGRIQGILMDEVYARYYIAHKPDPSSYRIASDDFPPENFAVGMRKSDNVLRSKINAGLKALKADGTVAKLQKKWFGKVEE; encoded by the coding sequence ATGAAACGCCGAATCGTACTGGCACTCATGTTACTCGTCACATTGCTAGGCACCGTCATTAGTGGATGTGCGCGCGAAACCGTCGGCAATTCCTGGCCACGGATCGAACGAACCAAAAAAGTCGTCATCGGTTTGGATGACACCTTTGTTCCAATGGGATTCCGTCAAAAGAACGGTCAACTGGCTGGCTATGACATTGATCTGGCAAAAGCGTTATTCAAACGCTATGGGATCAATGTCGATTTTCAAACGATTGATTGGTCAATGAAGGAAACCGAACTGAAAAATCAAACAATTGATTTGATCTGGAATGGTTATTCGGTGACACCGGAACGAAAAGAGAAGGTGGCTTTCTCTGATAATTATTTGATTAATCACCAAATTTTAGTCACCAAGACCAAAAGTAATATCAAAACGATCAAAGATATGGCTGGGAAAACCTTGGGTGTCCAAACTGGGTCAAGTGGCGCCTTTGATCTCGATGCCCAGCCAAAATTGCTGAAGAATTTCATTGCAAACAAAACACCAATTCTGTATGACACCTTTAACGATGCTTTCATTGATCTCGATGCAGGACGCATTCAAGGAATTTTAATGGATGAAGTCTACGCTCGCTATTACATTGCCCACAAACCGGACCCGTCCAGCTATCGCATTGCCAGCGACGACTTTCCACCTGAAAACTTTGCGGTTGGCATGCGCAAGTCAGACAATGTCTTACGCAGCAAGATTAATGCCGGTTTGAAAGCACTTAAAGCTGACGGCACCGTAGCAAAGTTGCAGAAAAAATGGTTTGGCAAAGTCGAGGAATAA
- a CDS encoding rod shape-determining protein encodes MFGFGSKNIGIDLGTANTLVYVDGKGIVLNEPSVVAKNTQTEEVIAVGEEARDMIGRTPTNIVAIRPMKDGVIADYDTTAAMLKYFMQKALGNGSHPQVMICVPSGVTEVEKRAVIDAAKVAGARDAFVIEEPYAAAIGAGLPVMDPTGSMVVDIGGGTTDVATISLGGIVSSRSIRVAGDKFDEAIINHLRQNFNLLIGERTAEAMKIQIGSASVEKAKDIDGMTVRGRDLLSGLPKTIEISATDIASAIHENVLDIITAIKETLEETSPEIAADVIDHGIVLTGGGALLKHLPDVISDETKVPVFIAQDPLDCVAIGTGESLKNIDVLKKR; translated from the coding sequence TTGTTTGGATTTGGATCAAAAAATATCGGGATCGATCTTGGCACTGCAAATACCTTGGTTTACGTTGACGGTAAAGGCATCGTTTTAAACGAACCTTCCGTTGTCGCGAAGAATACCCAAACGGAAGAAGTCATTGCGGTTGGTGAAGAAGCTCGCGACATGATCGGTCGTACCCCGACCAATATCGTGGCGATCCGCCCAATGAAAGATGGGGTCATCGCTGACTACGATACAACGGCAGCCATGTTGAAATACTTCATGCAAAAGGCGCTCGGCAACGGTAGCCATCCGCAGGTCATGATTTGTGTGCCTAGCGGTGTGACCGAAGTTGAAAAACGCGCCGTGATTGATGCGGCTAAAGTTGCTGGTGCACGCGATGCATTCGTCATTGAGGAACCTTATGCTGCTGCGATCGGTGCTGGCTTGCCAGTTATGGATCCTACCGGCAGCATGGTTGTTGATATTGGCGGCGGCACGACTGACGTGGCGACCATCTCACTTGGCGGTATCGTGTCCAGTCGTTCTATTCGAGTGGCCGGTGACAAGTTTGATGAAGCGATCATCAATCACTTACGGCAGAATTTCAACCTGTTAATCGGTGAGCGAACAGCTGAAGCCATGAAGATTCAGATTGGCTCAGCATCTGTTGAAAAAGCAAAAGATATTGACGGCATGACGGTTCGCGGTCGTGATTTGTTGAGTGGTTTACCGAAGACAATCGAAATTTCAGCGACTGACATTGCCAGTGCCATTCATGAAAATGTTCTTGATATCATTACAGCAATTAAAGAGACGCTTGAAGAAACTTCTCCAGAAATTGCTGCCGATGTCATTGATCATGGGATTGTTTTAACAGGTGGCGGTGCCTTATTGAAGCACTTGCCGGATGTCATTTCGGATGAAACCAAGGTACCGGTCTTCATTGCCCAAGATCCATTGGATTGTGTTGCCATCGGTACTGGCGAGTCATTGAAGAATATTGATGTCCTAAAGAAGCGTTAA
- the mreC gene encoding rod shape-determining protein MreC: protein MQKFFSNKKLIALMIALLVSLGLIAGSMYASNNRNTPPFIQRIANDVVGIGGRLVAIPGDFARNGLDDINNLLDTFQENQRLKSQLDNLAQTKVQVQTLKRENKQLKTQLKLNGTLTDYSQISAAVILRTPSDWRNMVVINQGSAAGVKKGMPVMAGSGLIGRVVEVNRTNAKVEMLSTANKSSDRIAAAVETKGDKEVNGIITGYDEKSGDLILGELNTDTDIKKGDDVVTSGLGGMTPKGLLIGKVASVKKDDYGLANSVYLTPAASLNDVTVVTVILRTIAGD, encoded by the coding sequence ATGCAGAAATTCTTTTCCAATAAAAAATTGATCGCCCTCATGATCGCGTTGCTGGTCAGTCTTGGTTTGATCGCAGGGTCGATGTATGCGAGTAATAATCGTAACACCCCGCCATTTATTCAACGGATTGCCAACGATGTCGTGGGCATTGGCGGCCGCTTGGTTGCCATTCCTGGGGACTTTGCTCGGAATGGCTTGGATGACATCAACAATCTTTTGGATACCTTTCAGGAGAATCAACGGCTAAAAAGTCAGCTGGATAATTTAGCTCAGACGAAGGTTCAGGTGCAGACACTTAAGCGGGAAAACAAGCAGCTGAAAACTCAGTTGAAGTTAAACGGCACCTTGACCGATTATTCTCAAATTAGTGCCGCGGTGATTTTACGGACACCAAGTGACTGGCGCAACATGGTTGTGATTAATCAAGGCAGCGCTGCTGGTGTCAAGAAAGGTATGCCGGTTATGGCCGGTTCGGGACTGATTGGTCGAGTTGTTGAAGTCAATCGGACGAACGCCAAGGTTGAGATGTTGTCGACGGCTAACAAGTCTAGTGATCGCATCGCTGCCGCTGTTGAAACTAAAGGCGATAAAGAAGTGAACGGGATCATTACTGGTTACGACGAGAAGTCCGGCGATCTCATTTTGGGTGAGCTGAATACTGATACTGATATTAAAAAAGGCGACGATGTTGTCACCAGCGGGTTAGGCGGTATGACCCCGAAAGGCTTACTCATCGGGAAAGTTGCCAGCGTCAAAAAAGATGACTATGGTTTGGCCAACAGTGTTTACCTAACGCCTGCCGCCAGTCTGAATGATGTTACTGTGGTGACCGTCATTTTGCGCACGATTGCAGGTGACTAA